In a genomic window of Suricata suricatta isolate VVHF042 chromosome 12, meerkat_22Aug2017_6uvM2_HiC, whole genome shotgun sequence:
- the PLIN3 gene encoding perilipin-3 isoform X3: MSHDGTEGAASSPVTATAGEPVLQPSVVDRVAGMPLISSTCNMVSAAYASTKESHPHVKTVCDAAEKGVKTLTAAAVSGAQPILSKLEPQITSASEYAHRGLDKLEENLPILQQHTEKVLADTKGLVSSTVSGAREAVSNTVSSARDTVATRVTEVVDVTRGAVQTGVDATKSVVASGVQTVMGSRVGQMVLSGVDTMLGKSEEWMDNHLPLTDAELARLATSLEGFDIASVQQQRQEQSYFVRLGSLSERLRQRAYAHSLGKLRQSRQRAHEALMQLAQALSLMETVKHGVDQKLVEGQEKLHQMWLSWTQKQPRGTEETAAKPEQVESRTLTMFRDTVQQLQDTCVSLGSSVQGLPAHVKDQVQQARHQVEGLQATFSGIHSFQDLSSTILTQSREQVAKAREALDHMVEYVAQNAPIMWLVGPFAPGVVEKTPEVAEKAPEEKK, translated from the exons ATGTCTCACGACGGGACGGAAGGCGCCGCCAGCAGCCCGGTGACTGCGACGGCGGGAGAACCGGTCCTGCAG CCGAGCGTGGTGGACCGCGTGGCCGGCATGCCCCTCATCAGCTCCACCTGCAACATGGTGTCGGCCGCCTACGCCTCCACCAAGGAGAGCCACCCCCATGTCAAGACCGTCTGCGACGCGGCCGAGAAGGGCGTGAAGACCCTCACGGCGGCCGCCGTCAGCGGGGCCCAGCCCATCCTCTCCAAGCTGGAGCCCCAGA TCACATCGGCCAGCGAGTATGCCCACAGGGGGCTGGACAAGCTGGAGGAGAATCTGCCCATCTTGCAGCAGCACACGGAGAAG GTGCTGGCAGACACCAAGGGACTCGTCTCGTCCACGGTGTCGGGGGCCCGAGAAGCCGTGTCCAACACGGTGTCCAGCGCCAGGGACACAGTGGCCACCCGAGTGACCGAGGTGGTCGATGTGACCCGGGGCGCTGTGCAAACTGGTGTGGACGCCACCAAGTCTGTGGTGGCCAGCGGTGTCCAGACGGTCATGGGCTCCCGGGTGGGCCAGATGGTGCTGAGCGGGGTGGACACGATGCTGGGCAAGTCCGAGGAGTGGATGGACAACCACCTGCCCCTGACGGACGCTGAGCTGG CCCGCCTCGCCACGTCCCTGGAGGGCTTCGACATCGCCTCGGTGCAGCAGCAGCGGCAGGAGCAGAGCTACTTCGTGCGCCTGGGCTCGCTGTCGGAGCGGCTGCGCCAGCGGGCCTACGCGCACTCGCTGGGCAAACTGCGGCAGAGCCGGCAGCGGGCCCACGAGGCCCTGATGCAGCTGGCGCAGGCGCTCAGCCTG ATGGAAACCGTCAAGCACGGAGTCGATCAGAAGCTGGTGGAGGGTCAGGAGAAACTGCACCAGATGTGGCTCAGCTGGACCCAGAAGCAGCCCCGGGGCACGGAGGAGACCGCGGCCAAGCCCGAG caggTGGAGTCCCGGACGCTCACCATGTTCCGGGACACTGTGCAGCAGCTGCAGGACACCTGTGTGTCACTGGGGTCCAGCGTCCAGGGGCTGCCCGCCCACGTGAAGGACCAGGTGCAGCAGGCTCGCCACCAGGTGGAGGGCCTCCAGGCCACCTTTTCCGGCATCCATTCCTTCCAGGACCTGTCCAGCACCATCCTGACACAGAGCCGAGAGCAGGTGGCCAAGGCCCGAGAGGCCCTTGACCATATGGTTGAGTACGTGGCCCAGAACGCGCCCATCATGTGGTTGGTCGGACCCTTTGCCCCGGGAGTCGTGGAGAAAACCCCGGAAGTCGCGGAGAAAGccccagaagagaagaaatag
- the PLIN3 gene encoding perilipin-3 isoform X2: MSHDGTEGAASSPVTATAGEPVLQPSVVDRVAGMPLISSTCNMVSAAYASTKESHPHVKTVCDAAEKGVKTLTAAAVSGAQPILSKLEPQITSASEYAHRGLDKLEENLPILQQHTEKVLADTKGLVSSTVSGAREAVSNTVSSARDTVATRVTEVVDVTRGAVQTGVDATKSVVASGVQTVMGSRVGQMVLSGVDTMLGKSEEWMDNHLPLTDAELARLATSLEGFDIASVQQQRQEQSYFVRLGSLSERLRQRAYAHSLGKLRQSRQRAHEALMQLAQALSLMETVKHGVDQKLVEGQEKLHQMWLSWTQKQPRGTEETAAKPEVESAPSQQVESRTLTMFRDTVQQLQDTCVSLGSSVQGLPAHVKDQVQQARHQVEGLQATFSGIHSFQDLSSTILTQSREQVAKAREALDHMVEYVAQNAPIMWLVGPFAPGVVEKTPEVAEKAPEEKK, from the exons ATGTCTCACGACGGGACGGAAGGCGCCGCCAGCAGCCCGGTGACTGCGACGGCGGGAGAACCGGTCCTGCAG CCGAGCGTGGTGGACCGCGTGGCCGGCATGCCCCTCATCAGCTCCACCTGCAACATGGTGTCGGCCGCCTACGCCTCCACCAAGGAGAGCCACCCCCATGTCAAGACCGTCTGCGACGCGGCCGAGAAGGGCGTGAAGACCCTCACGGCGGCCGCCGTCAGCGGGGCCCAGCCCATCCTCTCCAAGCTGGAGCCCCAGA TCACATCGGCCAGCGAGTATGCCCACAGGGGGCTGGACAAGCTGGAGGAGAATCTGCCCATCTTGCAGCAGCACACGGAGAAG GTGCTGGCAGACACCAAGGGACTCGTCTCGTCCACGGTGTCGGGGGCCCGAGAAGCCGTGTCCAACACGGTGTCCAGCGCCAGGGACACAGTGGCCACCCGAGTGACCGAGGTGGTCGATGTGACCCGGGGCGCTGTGCAAACTGGTGTGGACGCCACCAAGTCTGTGGTGGCCAGCGGTGTCCAGACGGTCATGGGCTCCCGGGTGGGCCAGATGGTGCTGAGCGGGGTGGACACGATGCTGGGCAAGTCCGAGGAGTGGATGGACAACCACCTGCCCCTGACGGACGCTGAGCTGG CCCGCCTCGCCACGTCCCTGGAGGGCTTCGACATCGCCTCGGTGCAGCAGCAGCGGCAGGAGCAGAGCTACTTCGTGCGCCTGGGCTCGCTGTCGGAGCGGCTGCGCCAGCGGGCCTACGCGCACTCGCTGGGCAAACTGCGGCAGAGCCGGCAGCGGGCCCACGAGGCCCTGATGCAGCTGGCGCAGGCGCTCAGCCTG ATGGAAACCGTCAAGCACGGAGTCGATCAGAAGCTGGTGGAGGGTCAGGAGAAACTGCACCAGATGTGGCTCAGCTGGACCCAGAAGCAGCCCCGGGGCACGGAGGAGACCGCGGCCAAGCCCGAG gtggagtctgccccttcccagcaggTGGAGTCCCGGACGCTCACCATGTTCCGGGACACTGTGCAGCAGCTGCAGGACACCTGTGTGTCACTGGGGTCCAGCGTCCAGGGGCTGCCCGCCCACGTGAAGGACCAGGTGCAGCAGGCTCGCCACCAGGTGGAGGGCCTCCAGGCCACCTTTTCCGGCATCCATTCCTTCCAGGACCTGTCCAGCACCATCCTGACACAGAGCCGAGAGCAGGTGGCCAAGGCCCGAGAGGCCCTTGACCATATGGTTGAGTACGTGGCCCAGAACGCGCCCATCATGTGGTTGGTCGGACCCTTTGCCCCGGGAGTCGTGGAGAAAACCCCGGAAGTCGCGGAGAAAGccccagaagagaagaaatag
- the PLIN3 gene encoding perilipin-3 isoform X1, with amino-acid sequence MSHDGTEGAASSPVTATAGEPVLQPSVVDRVAGMPLISSTCNMVSAAYASTKESHPHVKTVCDAAEKGVKTLTAAAVSGAQPILSKLEPQITSASEYAHRGLDKLEENLPILQQHTEKVLADTKGLVSSTVSGAREAVSNTVSSARDTVATRVTEVVDVTRGAVQTGVDATKSVVASGVQTVMGSRVGQMVLSGVDTMLGKSEEWMDNHLPLTDAELARLATSLEGFDIASVQQQRQEQSYFVRLGSLSERLRQRAYAHSLGKLRQSRQRAHEALMQLAQALSLMETVKHGVDQKLVEGQEKLHQMWLSWTQKQPRGTEETAAKPEQVESAPSQQVESRTLTMFRDTVQQLQDTCVSLGSSVQGLPAHVKDQVQQARHQVEGLQATFSGIHSFQDLSSTILTQSREQVAKAREALDHMVEYVAQNAPIMWLVGPFAPGVVEKTPEVAEKAPEEKK; translated from the exons ATGTCTCACGACGGGACGGAAGGCGCCGCCAGCAGCCCGGTGACTGCGACGGCGGGAGAACCGGTCCTGCAG CCGAGCGTGGTGGACCGCGTGGCCGGCATGCCCCTCATCAGCTCCACCTGCAACATGGTGTCGGCCGCCTACGCCTCCACCAAGGAGAGCCACCCCCATGTCAAGACCGTCTGCGACGCGGCCGAGAAGGGCGTGAAGACCCTCACGGCGGCCGCCGTCAGCGGGGCCCAGCCCATCCTCTCCAAGCTGGAGCCCCAGA TCACATCGGCCAGCGAGTATGCCCACAGGGGGCTGGACAAGCTGGAGGAGAATCTGCCCATCTTGCAGCAGCACACGGAGAAG GTGCTGGCAGACACCAAGGGACTCGTCTCGTCCACGGTGTCGGGGGCCCGAGAAGCCGTGTCCAACACGGTGTCCAGCGCCAGGGACACAGTGGCCACCCGAGTGACCGAGGTGGTCGATGTGACCCGGGGCGCTGTGCAAACTGGTGTGGACGCCACCAAGTCTGTGGTGGCCAGCGGTGTCCAGACGGTCATGGGCTCCCGGGTGGGCCAGATGGTGCTGAGCGGGGTGGACACGATGCTGGGCAAGTCCGAGGAGTGGATGGACAACCACCTGCCCCTGACGGACGCTGAGCTGG CCCGCCTCGCCACGTCCCTGGAGGGCTTCGACATCGCCTCGGTGCAGCAGCAGCGGCAGGAGCAGAGCTACTTCGTGCGCCTGGGCTCGCTGTCGGAGCGGCTGCGCCAGCGGGCCTACGCGCACTCGCTGGGCAAACTGCGGCAGAGCCGGCAGCGGGCCCACGAGGCCCTGATGCAGCTGGCGCAGGCGCTCAGCCTG ATGGAAACCGTCAAGCACGGAGTCGATCAGAAGCTGGTGGAGGGTCAGGAGAAACTGCACCAGATGTGGCTCAGCTGGACCCAGAAGCAGCCCCGGGGCACGGAGGAGACCGCGGCCAAGCCCGAG caggtggagtctgccccttcccagcaggTGGAGTCCCGGACGCTCACCATGTTCCGGGACACTGTGCAGCAGCTGCAGGACACCTGTGTGTCACTGGGGTCCAGCGTCCAGGGGCTGCCCGCCCACGTGAAGGACCAGGTGCAGCAGGCTCGCCACCAGGTGGAGGGCCTCCAGGCCACCTTTTCCGGCATCCATTCCTTCCAGGACCTGTCCAGCACCATCCTGACACAGAGCCGAGAGCAGGTGGCCAAGGCCCGAGAGGCCCTTGACCATATGGTTGAGTACGTGGCCCAGAACGCGCCCATCATGTGGTTGGTCGGACCCTTTGCCCCGGGAGTCGTGGAGAAAACCCCGGAAGTCGCGGAGAAAGccccagaagagaagaaatag